One stretch of Segatella copri DNA includes these proteins:
- a CDS encoding DUF4292 domain-containing protein has product MKKNKMMLLAAACSILLLGSCGTSKNVQGSGSTSASHQKENATKGSASRQSETLKKLAFVQKVSDNQVYTRNIVGNMSFTLQAGDKDITVPGKLSMRKDEIIRIQLFIPILGTEVGRLEFTPDHVLIIDRLHKEYIKADYTQVDFLKKQGISFYSLQALFWNQLLLPGERTVKESDLKKFDATLDVAGDNVPVSFKNGNMTYSWTANRTTGRIIAADVVYKSAQNGTSNLHVDYGNFKSVGVKMFPASLNLAMTTTATRKKQEAKISLELNQVKTDSKWSTQTEISSKYKQISPTDVLSKILSM; this is encoded by the coding sequence ATGAAGAAGAATAAGATGATGCTGCTTGCCGCAGCCTGCAGCATCCTGCTCCTCGGTTCTTGCGGAACCAGCAAGAATGTACAGGGTTCTGGCTCCACATCAGCCAGTCATCAGAAAGAGAATGCCACCAAGGGTTCTGCCTCTCGTCAGAGTGAGACGCTCAAGAAGTTGGCTTTCGTACAGAAGGTTTCAGACAATCAGGTGTATACCAGGAATATTGTAGGCAACATGTCGTTTACTCTCCAGGCAGGTGATAAGGACATTACCGTGCCGGGCAAACTGAGCATGCGTAAGGATGAAATCATCCGCATCCAGCTCTTTATTCCTATCTTAGGTACAGAGGTGGGCCGTCTGGAGTTTACTCCCGACCATGTACTTATCATCGACCGTCTTCACAAGGAATATATCAAGGCAGATTATACCCAGGTAGACTTCCTCAAGAAGCAGGGCATCTCCTTCTATTCTCTGCAGGCTCTCTTCTGGAACCAGCTGCTCCTGCCGGGCGAAAGAACTGTGAAGGAATCAGACCTCAAGAAGTTTGATGCCACCCTGGATGTGGCAGGAGACAATGTGCCGGTAAGTTTCAAGAATGGAAACATGACCTATTCCTGGACAGCCAACCGCACTACCGGCCGTATCATAGCTGCAGATGTTGTCTATAAGAGTGCGCAGAACGGCACCTCCAATCTCCACGTCGACTACGGCAACTTCAAGAGTGTAGGCGTCAAGATGTTCCCTGCCTCCCTGAATCTGGCGATGACCACTACTGCTACCAGGAAAAAGCAGGAGGCTAAGATCAGTCTGGAATTGAATCAGGTGAAGACCGACAGCAAGTGGAGTACTCAGACAGAGATTTCCAGCAAATACAAGCAGATTTCTCCAACAGATGTGCTCAGCAAGATATTGAGTATGTAG
- a CDS encoding alpha-amylase family glycosyl hydrolase produces MKKTINYGLLMLVMLFTMASNIFADNKYGLKDNIQDGVILHCFDWTLADIQEEIPNIAKAGFTAVQTSPVHERAGKGSVWYDVYRPYDFKIGNGLGTEADLKALCAKAHEYGVKVIVDVVANHTDHPNVAARLKDESLYHERFGVGNWNDRHQVTFGMIGMWDLDTNNPTVQAIIKQYIQDLKACGVDGIRWDAIKHIALPSEGDSFMKNVVDQEMYNYGEILDSTGGDDNVLFPEYQTYMSITDNGYGNGFANSFAGGSINESVGNFNQRNAKTEKLVYWGESHDTYANDGGESKNKSQNVIDRAYAVVAGNNGATALYFSRPFQKDKGAIKFGDKGSVHFKDAEVAQVNYMHNVCAGEPNYYVKGNGVCAQVRKSGAIIVLGSGSDRDVTVANGAGDGKWLKPGTYKDMVGGGAFTVNASTISGHVGESGIAVIYNAGSIVLPPEVVFNPADGTAFSDETLTVTATPLNAVSAWIQVNDGAKQDFTADKQFTVGADVAYGKNVTITWGATDKEGKTETGSVTYKKVKAYVPELGKADEISCFLETSNAAAAVYVWNNKVSPVIKYAGDWNDAINKKLPPVGKSVSGKNVFKWTYDGTETSAPTQIIFLDGNGNKITADVEFVNHGYYVDGAYSTTVTKVHEDEIVDPEYVYFDNASKWENVYCYFYNGTTSSAAWPGVKMTFDASASHNGKTGWYKVQIPTAYLKAKFFINDGTAGTPINGENASTEQVVK; encoded by the coding sequence ATGAAAAAGACAATCAATTATGGTCTTCTGATGTTGGTGATGCTCTTCACCATGGCATCCAACATCTTCGCAGACAACAAATATGGTCTTAAAGACAATATTCAGGATGGTGTCATCCTTCATTGTTTCGACTGGACGTTGGCAGATATCCAGGAAGAAATTCCTAATATCGCCAAGGCAGGCTTTACTGCCGTTCAGACTTCTCCTGTTCACGAAAGAGCAGGTAAAGGATCCGTCTGGTATGATGTTTATCGTCCATACGACTTTAAGATAGGTAATGGTCTTGGTACTGAAGCTGACCTGAAGGCTCTCTGTGCTAAGGCTCATGAGTATGGGGTCAAGGTAATTGTGGATGTTGTTGCCAACCATACCGACCATCCTAACGTGGCTGCACGCTTGAAGGACGAGAGTCTTTATCATGAACGATTTGGTGTGGGTAACTGGAATGACCGCCATCAGGTTACATTTGGTATGATTGGAATGTGGGACCTCGATACCAACAATCCTACTGTGCAAGCCATCATCAAACAATACATCCAGGATTTGAAGGCCTGTGGCGTGGATGGTATCCGTTGGGATGCTATCAAGCACATCGCTTTGCCTTCTGAAGGCGATTCTTTTATGAAGAATGTGGTGGATCAGGAGATGTACAACTATGGTGAGATCCTTGACAGTACTGGTGGTGATGATAATGTCCTTTTCCCAGAGTATCAGACCTACATGAGCATTACCGATAATGGTTATGGTAACGGTTTTGCCAATTCTTTTGCTGGTGGTTCTATCAACGAATCTGTTGGCAATTTCAATCAGAGAAATGCAAAGACAGAAAAGTTGGTTTATTGGGGTGAAAGCCATGATACTTATGCCAACGATGGTGGTGAGTCAAAGAATAAAAGCCAGAATGTTATCGACCGTGCTTATGCAGTTGTAGCAGGAAACAATGGAGCTACCGCTCTTTATTTCTCTCGTCCTTTCCAGAAGGATAAGGGAGCTATCAAATTTGGTGATAAGGGAAGCGTTCACTTCAAAGATGCTGAAGTAGCTCAGGTAAACTACATGCACAACGTTTGTGCCGGCGAGCCAAACTATTATGTAAAAGGTAATGGCGTTTGTGCTCAGGTTCGTAAGAGTGGCGCTATTATCGTATTGGGAAGTGGTTCTGACCGTGACGTGACTGTAGCCAATGGTGCTGGCGACGGCAAGTGGCTCAAGCCTGGTACTTATAAGGATATGGTAGGCGGTGGTGCTTTCACCGTCAATGCTTCTACAATCTCTGGTCATGTTGGCGAGTCAGGTATTGCTGTCATCTATAATGCTGGTTCTATTGTGCTGCCTCCTGAGGTTGTTTTCAATCCAGCTGATGGTACAGCCTTCTCTGATGAGACGCTCACTGTGACTGCTACTCCTTTGAATGCTGTTTCTGCCTGGATTCAGGTGAATGATGGTGCTAAGCAGGATTTTACTGCTGACAAGCAGTTTACTGTAGGTGCTGATGTTGCCTATGGTAAGAATGTCACTATCACTTGGGGTGCAACTGACAAGGAAGGCAAGACAGAAACAGGTTCGGTAACTTACAAGAAGGTGAAGGCTTACGTTCCTGAATTGGGCAAGGCTGATGAAATCTCCTGTTTCTTGGAGACATCTAATGCGGCAGCAGCCGTATATGTATGGAATAACAAGGTTAGTCCTGTAATTAAGTATGCTGGTGATTGGAATGATGCTATCAATAAAAAGTTGCCTCCTGTAGGTAAGAGTGTTTCTGGAAAGAATGTCTTCAAGTGGACTTATGATGGCACCGAGACAAGTGCTCCTACTCAAATCATTTTCTTGGATGGTAATGGAAATAAGATAACTGCTGACGTGGAGTTTGTCAACCACGGCTACTATGTTGACGGAGCATACAGCACTACTGTGACCAAGGTACATGAAGATGAGATCGTTGATCCAGAGTATGTTTACTTCGATAACGCTTCTAAGTGGGAGAATGTTTATTGCTACTTCTATAATGGCACAACCTCTTCTGCTGCATGGCCAGGAGTCAAGATGACTTTCGATGCATCTGCTTCTCATAATGGTAAGACTGGTTGGTATAAGGTTCAGATTCCTACGGCATATCTCAAGGCTAAGTTCTTTATCAACGATGGTACTGCCGGTACTCCTATTAATGGCGAGAATGCCTCTACTGAACAGGTAGTGAAGTAA
- a CDS encoding murein hydrolase activator EnvC family protein produces MKRILLFIMAITFSLAPFAQKHSAQKKPVRKTAVTAKKKPATPARKTNSRSHAARKTSKPAAPTRAERKAATYSNASIRGLQGQRASIRKKIREQEQALQRNKADVKKRLEDLMALNGEIDQSQKKIDGIQKDIHHIDGNIGILQAQLKTLQQQLQDRKNKYIRSMRYMSRHHTVQDKLMFIFSAKNLTQMYRRLSFIRQYSSYQKVQGEAVKAKQKQVNEKHQQLQHVKGHKNTLLYKGKQEKTALEGKQTQQQEMVQGLQKQQKTIQAVIADQRQKDAAINAQIDRLIAQEVAKARARAAAEAKRKAAAAAAAKKRAEELARKKAAAEAAARENARRIAEAKAREAAAEAARRKAAEEARLAAEAARKAQEEAAAQAEAKAKAKAQARARAAAEAAKRAAAEQAAREAAAEQAARKAEAERQAAELKAKMDAERSTREIAAAKKEAQEASTLSSVDRMLSGGFEANRGRLPMPISGSYRVVSHFGQYNVEGLKGVTLDNKGINIQGKPGCVARSIYDGEVSAVFGYGGMWNVLVRHGAYISVYCNLKSVSVHKGQKVSTRQALGSVGSENILQFQLRKETAKLNPEAWLSR; encoded by the coding sequence ATGAAGCGAATCTTATTATTCATCATGGCAATCACCTTCTCGCTCGCACCTTTTGCGCAGAAGCATTCTGCCCAGAAGAAGCCGGTGAGAAAGACTGCCGTAACTGCGAAAAAGAAGCCTGCTACTCCTGCCAGAAAGACGAACAGCAGAAGTCATGCGGCCAGAAAGACATCCAAACCAGCTGCGCCAACCAGAGCAGAACGCAAGGCGGCAACCTATAGCAATGCCTCTATCCGAGGTTTGCAGGGACAGCGCGCTTCTATCCGGAAGAAGATCAGAGAGCAGGAGCAGGCTTTGCAGAGAAATAAGGCGGATGTGAAGAAACGTCTTGAAGACCTGATGGCGCTGAACGGAGAAATAGACCAGAGTCAGAAGAAGATTGACGGCATCCAGAAGGATATCCATCATATTGACGGCAATATCGGCATTCTGCAGGCACAGTTGAAAACGCTTCAGCAACAGTTGCAGGACCGCAAGAACAAGTATATCCGTTCCATGCGCTATATGAGCCGTCATCATACGGTTCAGGATAAGCTGATGTTCATCTTCAGCGCCAAGAATCTGACACAGATGTATCGCCGCCTTTCCTTCATCCGCCAGTATTCTTCCTATCAGAAGGTGCAGGGCGAGGCTGTAAAGGCTAAGCAGAAGCAGGTGAACGAGAAGCACCAGCAGTTGCAGCATGTAAAGGGACATAAGAACACCTTATTATATAAGGGTAAGCAGGAGAAGACGGCATTGGAAGGTAAGCAGACCCAGCAGCAGGAGATGGTGCAGGGACTGCAGAAACAGCAGAAGACCATTCAGGCTGTAATTGCCGACCAGCGTCAGAAAGATGCGGCAATCAACGCTCAGATTGACCGCTTGATAGCTCAGGAAGTAGCCAAGGCAAGAGCCCGTGCTGCTGCCGAGGCTAAGCGAAAGGCCGCTGCCGCTGCTGCCGCCAAGAAACGTGCCGAGGAACTGGCTCGCAAGAAAGCTGCTGCCGAGGCTGCTGCCAGAGAGAATGCCCGTCGTATAGCCGAAGCCAAGGCGCGTGAGGCTGCTGCCGAAGCTGCCCGCAGAAAGGCTGCCGAAGAAGCAAGACTGGCTGCCGAGGCTGCAAGAAAGGCTCAGGAGGAGGCTGCTGCCCAGGCAGAAGCAAAGGCGAAGGCAAAAGCGCAGGCTAGGGCGCGTGCTGCTGCCGAGGCTGCCAAGCGTGCTGCCGCAGAGCAGGCTGCCCGTGAGGCTGCTGCCGAACAGGCTGCAAGAAAGGCGGAGGCTGAAAGACAGGCTGCCGAGTTGAAGGCGAAGATGGATGCGGAACGCAGTACCCGTGAGATTGCCGCTGCCAAGAAGGAGGCACAGGAGGCTTCTACCTTGAGTTCGGTAGACCGCATGCTGAGCGGTGGATTCGAGGCTAACCGTGGTAGATTGCCGATGCCTATCAGCGGCAGTTACCGTGTGGTGAGTCATTTCGGTCAGTATAATGTAGAAGGTTTGAAGGGCGTAACGCTCGACAATAAGGGTATCAATATCCAGGGCAAGCCGGGTTGTGTGGCTCGCAGCATCTACGATGGTGAGGTGAGTGCCGTTTTCGGTTATGGTGGCATGTGGAACGTGCTGGTCCGTCATGGTGCCTACATCTCTGTTTACTGTAATCTGAAATCGGTCAGCGTTCATAAGGGTCAGAAGGTAAGTACCCGTCAGGCTTTGGGTAGTGTTGGCTCTGAAAACATCCTCCAGTTCCAGCTTCGCAAGGAGACTGCCAAGCTCAATCCGGAGGCTTGGCTGAGCCGATAA
- a CDS encoding starch-binding protein, with translation MQKFYTLICTLVLLLSMTFMAPVSALAADYTPVVTENEISVFLETSYDNAKIWAWNDKVSQFTTAKWPGDAMTLVGTKDGKNVFKWTYTVGTEIPTGVIFTHDGGQKLVDANLEFKNHGYYVEGNFTKTIETAPAGKVKVFFDNTIENLKNVYCYIYNGTEASVEWPGVKMQLDEETEYNGKKGYYSLEVPAAFLTGCFVINNGEAGSALQGETVYVDGKVVTAIENTTITAVKKTTDDAWYSITGVRISKPAQPGLYIHNGKKVIIRK, from the coding sequence ATGCAGAAATTTTATACGTTGATTTGTACACTGGTATTGCTGCTGAGCATGACCTTCATGGCTCCAGTTTCAGCACTTGCGGCAGACTATACACCAGTGGTAACGGAAAATGAAATCTCCGTGTTTTTGGAAACAAGTTATGACAATGCCAAGATTTGGGCATGGAATGACAAGGTGAGTCAGTTTACTACTGCTAAGTGGCCTGGAGATGCCATGACTTTGGTGGGAACTAAAGATGGCAAGAATGTCTTTAAATGGACATATACAGTTGGTACTGAAATTCCTACTGGTGTTATCTTTACTCATGATGGTGGGCAGAAACTTGTAGACGCTAACCTGGAATTCAAGAATCATGGATATTATGTAGAAGGTAATTTCACCAAGACCATTGAGACTGCTCCTGCAGGCAAGGTAAAGGTGTTCTTTGATAATACAATAGAGAACCTGAAGAATGTATATTGCTATATTTATAACGGAACTGAGGCTTCTGTAGAATGGCCTGGCGTGAAGATGCAGCTCGACGAAGAGACTGAGTATAACGGCAAGAAAGGCTATTATTCTTTGGAGGTTCCTGCTGCTTTCCTTACAGGTTGTTTCGTCATCAATAATGGCGAAGCAGGTTCAGCTCTTCAGGGAGAAACGGTTTATGTAGACGGTAAGGTTGTTACAGCCATAGAGAATACTACCATCACAGCTGTGAAGAAGACAACCGATGATGCCTGGTATTCTATCACAGGTGTCCGTATCAGCAAGCCTGCTCAGCCAGGACTCTATATTCACAATGGTAAAAAAGTAATCATCAGAAAATAA